The DNA segment TCATATTTAAATAACTAGCCACATACTTATCTTGTGTATCTTTCAGAATATAGTCAGCCCGCTCTACTATTTCATGAAAGAGAGAGAAGCGTTTTGAAGGATTTCTATTTTGCAATACAACCATTCTATTTTCGCGATCGAGTAGAATTCTTTCATATATTTTAAACATGAGGTAACTAAATTCATGGTTGTTTTGGGCTAATGTTTCTATATCTTTCTTTTCTATGGAAATGATGGTTGTATTGATGATAGCTTCATGTACTTCGAGAGATGGCGATCCGTCAATATAACTTTTAAGATTATTAAAACCCAAGCCTTTAGGCGTAATATTTATGGTCTTGCACTCTCCTTCGTCAAAAACATATTGATGCACAACTCCCTTCAACACGATACTTGCCTTTGTTTCAACTTCTCCTATCTTTAGGATAGATTCTCCTTTTTTGTAAAAGTTCTTGGTAAAGTAAATGCCTATCTCTTCCAGTGTTTTTTGTGAAATCTGACTGAACGGTTTAATAAATGCATGCAATAGCTCAAAATCATGTGTACT comes from the Saccharicrinis fermentans DSM 9555 = JCM 21142 genome and includes:
- a CDS encoding Crp/Fnr family transcriptional regulator — encoded protein: MNDLSTHDFELLHAFIKPFSQISQKTLEEIGIYFTKNFYKKGESILKIGEVETKASIVLKGVVHQYVFDEGECKTINITPKGLGFNNLKSYIDGSPSLEVHEAIINTTIISIEKKDIETLAQNNHEFSYLMFKIYERILLDRENRMVVLQNRNPSKRFSLFHEIVERADYILKDTQDKYVASYLNMTPQQYSKEKKCFYRSKK